In one bacterium genomic region, the following are encoded:
- a CDS encoding T9SS type A sorting domain-containing protein has product MKFALTISLAIISLIYAQHSITPQVMDNGGGRAEIHSVGLLSSIGQSVISTTSSGRLSIQTGFIQIMPYPTGIFEPPSSGKLPEKAYLSEFHPNPFNSVTNATIYLPAPSNVKVSVFDITGKRIIEKEAKGVSGTFSITLSMPQSAPSGIYSYIVQANGIRWTGKIAYLK; this is encoded by the coding sequence ATGAAGTTTGCCTTAACAATTTCTTTAGCGATTATCAGTTTAATTTATGCACAACATAGCATTACACCTCAGGTTATGGACAACGGCGGTGGCAGAGCCGAGATTCATTCCGTAGGGTTGCTCTCATCGATAGGGCAATCGGTTATTTCAACGACATCCTCAGGACGGCTATCGATTCAAACTGGATTCATACAGATAATGCCCTACCCCACCGGAATATTTGAGCCACCAAGCTCAGGAAAACTTCCTGAAAAAGCCTATCTAAGCGAATTCCACCCAAATCCGTTCAACAGCGTGACGAACGCTACAATTTACCTGCCAGCTCCCAGCAATGTTAAGGTATCGGTATTCGACATCACCGGTAAAAGAATTATTGAAAAGGAAGCCAAGGGTGTCAGCGGCACATTCTCTATTACTCTATCGATGCCTCAGAGCGCGCCCTCCGGGATTTACAGTTACATTGTGCAAGCTAATGGCATCAGGTGGACAGGGAAAATAGCATACCTTAAATGA
- a CDS encoding aldehyde dehydrogenase family protein has translation MAEKFLNYIGGKWVEPSTGEWTENRNPADWDEVIGLFPRSGPEDVEKAVAAAKEAYREWRLVPAPQRGKIMRRIGELLVEHKEEIARDMTREMGKVIEETRGDVQEAIDTAFYAEGESRRLFAPFVPSELPNKVAYTMRVPVGIAGLITPWNFPSAIPAWKMFPAIVSGNTVVIKPATDTPYTVYKMVKLMEEAGLPPGVVNVVFGSGSKVGIPLVEHPDVKIISFTGSVEVGRDIAERAGRHLKKVSLELGGKNAVMIMEDANLELALDGVLWGAFGTTGQRCTATSRLLLHEPIHDKFIDMLVEAIKKLKLGNGLDESVDVGPLINEKQLQTVHSYVEIGKKEGAKLIIGGEPAKEGDLAKGWFYKPTVFIDVRPEMRIFQEEIFGPVLSVVKFKTFEEGVELLNNSTYGLSSAIYTENLLYAMRAARDFEAGITYVNAPTIGAECHLPFGGVKNTGNGHREGGWTVYEIFTEWKTIYIDFSGKLQRAQIDDGD, from the coding sequence ATGGCGGAGAAGTTTTTGAATTACATTGGAGGCAAATGGGTTGAGCCTTCTACTGGCGAGTGGACCGAGAATCGTAATCCAGCGGATTGGGACGAGGTTATAGGGCTTTTTCCGCGCTCAGGTCCCGAGGATGTGGAGAAAGCAGTAGCGGCTGCAAAGGAAGCTTATCGCGAATGGCGCCTCGTGCCCGCACCCCAGAGAGGGAAAATAATGCGCAGAATAGGAGAACTTCTCGTCGAGCATAAGGAGGAAATAGCCCGTGATATGACACGAGAGATGGGGAAAGTAATCGAGGAAACCCGCGGGGATGTGCAGGAAGCCATAGATACGGCATTCTACGCGGAGGGCGAATCGAGAAGGCTTTTCGCACCGTTCGTTCCGTCGGAGCTGCCGAATAAAGTAGCATACACGATGCGCGTTCCCGTTGGAATCGCCGGGCTTATAACCCCTTGGAATTTCCCGTCTGCTATACCCGCATGGAAAATGTTTCCTGCCATAGTGTCGGGCAATACGGTGGTAATAAAACCCGCTACAGACACACCTTACACAGTTTATAAAATGGTGAAACTTATGGAGGAAGCAGGATTGCCGCCCGGAGTCGTAAACGTAGTTTTCGGAAGCGGAAGCAAAGTAGGCATACCTCTCGTCGAGCACCCGGATGTAAAAATTATTTCCTTCACGGGCTCAGTTGAGGTCGGAAGAGATATAGCCGAGAGAGCGGGCAGACATCTTAAGAAGGTTTCTCTTGAACTTGGTGGGAAAAATGCCGTGATGATAATGGAGGACGCTAATCTTGAGCTTGCGCTCGATGGGGTTTTGTGGGGTGCGTTTGGCACAACCGGTCAAAGGTGCACCGCAACCAGCAGACTCCTGCTTCATGAGCCCATTCACGACAAGTTCATCGACATGCTCGTTGAAGCTATAAAGAAACTTAAGCTCGGTAATGGACTCGATGAGAGCGTGGATGTAGGACCGCTAATAAATGAAAAGCAGCTTCAGACGGTTCACAGTTATGTTGAAATTGGTAAGAAAGAAGGTGCGAAGCTTATAATAGGCGGAGAACCCGCAAAAGAAGGAGACCTTGCCAAAGGCTGGTTTTACAAACCAACCGTTTTCATCGATGTTAGGCCGGAGATGCGCATATTCCAGGAAGAGATTTTTGGACCTGTGCTGTCAGTGGTAAAATTCAAGACATTTGAAGAGGGAGTTGAGCTTTTGAATAACTCTACCTATGGGCTTTCGAGCGCGATCTACACAGAAAATCTGCTTTACGCCATGCGCGCAGCAAGAGATTTCGAGGCAGGTATAACTTATGTTAATGCTCCGACCATAGGTGCTGAGTGTCATCTCCCGTTCGGCGGTGTCAAAAATACTGGCAATGGTCATCGCGAAGGTGGCTGGACGGTATACGAGATATTTACCGAATGGAAGACCATCTACATCGATTTCTCCGGGAAACTTCAGAGGGCGCAGATAGACGATGGTGATTAA
- a CDS encoding DUF58 domain-containing protein encodes MTKLKLEKDYRRFLDPTTLAKIGNLELIARLVVEGFLVGLHKSPYHGFSVEFAEYRQYNPGDPPKSIDWKVYARTDKFFVKEYEEETNLKAYILLDKSGSMGFSYGGRITKLEYGRFLAAALAYLMIKQKDAVGLLTFDEKPDTVVPASMTRVQFMELLKILDRTRCSNKTRINTTFPALAERIKRRGLIILISDLLDEPENIVSALKQFRHRKNEVIVFHILDPVEINFDFNEELQLLDLERNKLMSVQPWLIREDYQKAAKKFFNELKYRCHELGVDYNLMTTDIPFDMALIAYLHKRQRLY; translated from the coding sequence ATGACGAAGCTCAAGCTTGAAAAGGACTATAGGCGATTTCTCGACCCGACGACTCTCGCGAAAATAGGTAACCTCGAACTTATAGCAAGGCTTGTGGTGGAGGGATTCCTCGTTGGGCTTCATAAAAGCCCATATCATGGTTTTTCGGTTGAATTCGCTGAATACAGGCAATACAACCCCGGTGACCCGCCAAAATCCATCGACTGGAAAGTATACGCGAGAACAGACAAGTTCTTCGTAAAGGAATACGAAGAGGAAACAAACCTTAAAGCATACATACTGCTTGATAAAAGCGGCTCCATGGGATTCTCCTACGGTGGCAGGATAACGAAACTTGAATACGGCAGATTTCTTGCCGCTGCGCTTGCATACCTTATGATAAAGCAGAAGGACGCGGTCGGGTTACTTACATTTGACGAGAAACCAGACACAGTCGTACCGGCTTCGATGACCCGTGTGCAGTTTATGGAACTTTTGAAAATTCTCGACAGAACAAGATGCAGCAATAAGACGCGTATAAATACCACTTTCCCTGCGCTGGCGGAGCGCATCAAGCGAAGAGGGCTAATAATCCTTATCTCAGACCTTCTTGACGAACCCGAAAACATAGTCTCAGCCCTAAAACAATTTCGCCACAGAAAAAACGAAGTGATAGTCTTCCATATCCTTGACCCCGTCGAAATAAACTTCGACTTCAACGAAGAACTTCAGCTTCTCGACCTCGAGCGGAACAAACTAATGTCGGTACAGCCTTGGCTTATTCGCGAGGATTACCAGAAAGCTGCGAAAAAATTTTTCAATGAGCTCAAATACCGTTGCCATGAACTCGGCGTTGACTACAACTTAATGACCACCGACATACCGTTTGATATGGCTCTTATAGCATACCTGCACAAAAGGCAACGACTTTATTGA
- a CDS encoding NAD+ synthase: MSKLRVALAQINTLVADFDGNGKKIIDYTKKAAQKGADIIAFPELALCGYPPEDLLFQSWFLEKAKATINSIANQTKNTNIIIIIGYPEWSEDVYNSAAIIYKGKIVDNYRKLFLPNYAEFDEKRYFTPGKRITVYKTNDFRFGVGICEDIWHPDGPIGPQVLVGNADIIININASPYFRGKNEIRRKMVSTRSFDNAVAVCYLNCIGGQDELVFDGQSFATDAFGKIIASAQAFEEELLFIDFDLSDLYKQRLLVPRIRDRKFVQTQKLPNVETVEVDFSLNEKSDAIQNKVAPLLREEEEVWFALVTGLRDYTLKNGFKSVVLGLSGGIDSAVVATIAADALGSENVYALFMPSRFTSSQSYNDAKKLAESLGIKFKVVEIEPLFKKYLEYLEPHFEGKPFDITEENIQARIRANILMAFSNKFGHLVLATGNKSELSVGYATLYGDMVGGFAVIKDVPKTLVWKLARWRNEKEGKELIPESIITKPPSAELKENQLDTDTLPPYETLDRIIELYIEKEHSEDEIVEKTGLPREFVRRVIRMIDSAEYKRRQAAPGIKITQRAFGKERRMPITRKK; the protein is encoded by the coding sequence ATGTCCAAACTTCGAGTTGCCTTAGCACAAATAAATACTCTCGTGGCCGACTTCGATGGCAACGGCAAAAAAATAATAGATTACACAAAAAAGGCAGCGCAAAAAGGTGCTGACATAATCGCATTTCCCGAGCTGGCATTGTGCGGATATCCGCCCGAGGACTTACTTTTCCAAAGCTGGTTCCTTGAAAAAGCTAAAGCAACCATAAACTCAATAGCAAACCAAACAAAGAACACTAACATAATAATAATTATCGGATACCCAGAATGGAGCGAGGATGTTTACAATTCAGCAGCTATAATCTACAAAGGCAAAATCGTTGACAACTACAGGAAACTATTTCTTCCTAATTATGCTGAATTCGACGAAAAGAGATACTTCACACCGGGGAAAAGAATAACAGTTTACAAAACCAATGACTTCAGGTTTGGCGTGGGGATATGCGAGGATATCTGGCACCCCGACGGTCCCATAGGTCCACAGGTTTTAGTCGGGAATGCAGATATAATCATCAACATAAATGCCTCCCCATACTTCCGCGGTAAAAACGAGATAAGAAGAAAGATGGTAAGCACAAGGTCCTTCGACAACGCTGTAGCTGTGTGCTACTTAAATTGCATTGGTGGGCAGGATGAACTCGTTTTCGACGGTCAATCGTTTGCTACGGATGCATTCGGAAAAATAATCGCTTCAGCACAAGCATTCGAGGAAGAGTTGCTATTCATCGACTTCGACCTTAGCGACCTTTACAAGCAAAGATTGCTTGTTCCAAGAATTCGAGACAGAAAATTTGTTCAGACTCAAAAGTTGCCCAATGTGGAAACAGTGGAGGTTGATTTCTCGCTTAATGAAAAAAGCGATGCCATCCAAAACAAAGTAGCACCACTACTGAGGGAAGAGGAAGAAGTCTGGTTTGCTCTGGTTACCGGTCTAAGAGATTATACTTTAAAAAATGGATTCAAAAGCGTGGTTCTTGGGCTTTCCGGAGGAATTGATTCCGCAGTCGTCGCGACCATAGCTGCGGATGCGCTGGGTTCGGAAAATGTTTATGCGCTTTTCATGCCTTCACGGTTCACATCATCACAAAGTTACAACGACGCGAAAAAGCTTGCTGAAAGCCTTGGTATAAAGTTCAAAGTGGTGGAGATAGAACCACTTTTCAAAAAGTACCTCGAATACCTTGAGCCTCACTTTGAGGGCAAACCCTTTGACATAACGGAGGAAAACATCCAAGCGCGCATAAGAGCTAATATTTTGATGGCATTCTCGAACAAATTCGGCCACCTTGTGCTTGCTACAGGCAACAAAAGCGAGTTAAGTGTAGGGTATGCCACCCTTTACGGCGATATGGTGGGCGGTTTCGCGGTAATAAAAGATGTGCCAAAAACTCTCGTGTGGAAACTCGCACGATGGCGAAACGAAAAAGAGGGGAAAGAGCTTATTCCTGAGTCAATAATAACCAAACCACCATCAGCCGAGCTTAAGGAAAACCAGCTTGACACCGATACTCTTCCGCCTTACGAAACGCTCGATAGGATAATCGAACTTTACATAGAAAAAGAGCACTCCGAAGACGAAATAGTGGAAAAGACAGGTCTCCCCAGAGAATTTGTTAGGCGAGTTATACGAATGATCGACTCCGCCGAATATAAACGAAGACAAGCCGCACCCGGGATAAAAATAACCCAAAGAGCGTTCGGTAAAGAGCGAAGAATGCCGATAACAAGAAAAAAGTAG
- a CDS encoding B12-binding domain-containing radical SAM protein, which produces MNVLLISPKWKSAYGSLNIFLPPLGLMYIAGLLRQNGHNVRIIDENIEPIDYDEFKEYDLVGISSDTCRYPEAVSLAQEAKKRGKIVVMGGFHTTFLDDDAIKTGFVDCVVRGEGEEIMVQIAEALEDGRTFNDIPAITYKEKSKIVRNPGLGIVENLDKLPYPARDLIKTDKYPTTVAGKKATSVLTSRGCPFDCSFCAVTKFSGRKWRARSAKSIVDEIQTILKKGWAKAIVFVDDNFTLSVKRVKEICRLIKERALKFPWWCMSRVDTLVENPDMVEEMASAGCKTVFLGLESGNEDTLEDFNKKISTNISEKAVNLLRKFGITPYGSFIIGALGETKESILKTIEFSKKLKLDISQFSILTPFPGTDLFNSIKERIVERDWSKFDALHLVFKHDKLSRKQVHKLLVKAYASFYSQPRIIFKFFKDILRGKFKFLSGLKIFFRFLGAGIVRIFYPSKID; this is translated from the coding sequence ATGAATGTATTACTCATATCACCGAAATGGAAAAGTGCCTATGGCTCTCTAAATATCTTCCTTCCACCACTTGGATTGATGTACATTGCAGGCTTGTTAAGACAAAACGGGCATAATGTCAGGATAATTGATGAGAACATTGAACCAATTGATTACGATGAATTTAAGGAATACGACCTTGTAGGCATAAGCTCCGACACATGTCGCTACCCAGAAGCAGTCAGCCTCGCCCAAGAGGCCAAAAAAAGAGGGAAAATAGTCGTTATGGGCGGCTTTCATACGACATTTCTCGACGACGATGCGATAAAAACTGGTTTCGTCGATTGCGTGGTAAGAGGCGAAGGCGAGGAGATAATGGTTCAAATAGCTGAAGCTCTTGAGGATGGGCGAACATTCAACGACATTCCAGCGATAACCTACAAGGAAAAAAGTAAGATAGTAAGAAATCCAGGATTAGGGATAGTTGAAAACCTCGACAAGCTTCCTTATCCAGCGAGAGACCTTATAAAAACGGACAAATATCCTACTACTGTTGCCGGGAAGAAAGCCACATCAGTTCTAACATCTCGAGGCTGCCCATTCGATTGTTCTTTCTGCGCGGTGACAAAGTTTTCAGGAAGAAAATGGCGTGCACGCTCCGCTAAAAGCATCGTTGACGAAATCCAGACGATACTCAAGAAAGGTTGGGCAAAAGCCATTGTATTTGTCGACGATAATTTCACATTAAGCGTGAAACGAGTGAAGGAAATATGCCGCCTCATAAAGGAAAGAGCTTTAAAATTCCCGTGGTGGTGCATGTCGCGAGTCGACACATTGGTGGAAAACCCCGATATGGTTGAGGAAATGGCATCAGCTGGCTGCAAAACAGTATTCCTTGGACTTGAAAGCGGCAATGAAGACACACTTGAGGATTTTAACAAAAAAATCTCAACTAACATCTCCGAGAAAGCCGTCAATCTATTGCGGAAGTTTGGTATAACGCCGTATGGCAGTTTTATAATAGGTGCACTCGGCGAAACAAAGGAAAGCATCCTTAAGACAATCGAGTTCAGCAAAAAGCTAAAGCTTGACATAAGCCAATTTTCCATACTAACACCTTTTCCTGGAACAGACCTTTTCAACTCGATAAAGGAACGAATAGTTGAGCGGGATTGGTCAAAGTTTGACGCGCTGCATCTCGTATTTAAGCACGACAAACTAAGCAGGAAGCAGGTTCACAAACTTTTGGTAAAGGCATATGCCAGCTTCTATTCTCAACCGAGGATAATATTCAAATTTTTCAAAGATATATTAAGAGGTAAATTCAAATTTCTCTCCGGATTAAAGATATTCTTCAGATTTCTTGGCGCTGGAATAGTCCGCATATTCTACCCCAGTAAAATTGATTAG
- the secE gene encoding preprotein translocase subunit SecE: MKKIKQFIRESFLEFKKVRWPSRQELAGLTVAVIATTLLLAFFIGIVDWVFSKIISAVLP, translated from the coding sequence ATGAAAAAAATAAAACAATTTATTAGGGAAAGTTTTCTTGAGTTCAAAAAGGTAAGGTGGCCATCGCGGCAGGAGCTTGCTGGTCTTACTGTCGCAGTTATAGCCACGACGCTTTTGTTGGCATTTTTCATTGGTATCGTGGATTGGGTATTTTCGAAAATAATCTCAGCAGTGTTACCGTAA
- the nusG gene encoding transcription termination/antitermination factor NusG: MVEEAKTNVESKEATKPVKEHPDAKWYVVHTLSGQEEKVKRYIENTVEEKGLQDLILEVFIPTEEVVEMRQGRRRTIAKKFFPGYILIHMVLNKDTEAFIRSVPNVTGFITAGGVPVPLQPEEVEAILRKGEKAKEVQKVEIPFSEGDLVRVIDGPFKDFTGIVREVNKERGKVKVMVSIFGRLTPVDVDYLQIKEEKK, from the coding sequence ATGGTCGAGGAAGCAAAAACAAATGTGGAGAGCAAAGAGGCAACCAAGCCTGTGAAGGAACATCCTGACGCCAAATGGTATGTTGTGCACACTCTTTCAGGGCAAGAGGAGAAGGTAAAGCGGTACATCGAGAATACGGTAGAGGAAAAAGGGCTGCAGGATTTGATACTTGAGGTGTTTATTCCCACTGAAGAGGTTGTCGAAATGCGGCAGGGCAGACGGCGAACTATAGCCAAGAAGTTTTTCCCGGGCTACATTCTGATTCACATGGTTTTGAACAAAGATACCGAGGCTTTTATAAGGAGTGTGCCTAATGTTACGGGCTTTATTACAGCCGGTGGTGTGCCGGTGCCGCTTCAGCCCGAGGAAGTGGAAGCTATACTAAGAAAAGGCGAGAAAGCAAAGGAGGTTCAAAAGGTTGAAATACCGTTCTCTGAGGGTGATTTGGTTAGAGTTATAGATGGTCCGTTTAAGGATTTTACTGGTATCGTTCGCGAGGTCAACAAGGAGCGAGGAAAAGTAAAAGTTATGGTCTCCATTTTTGGACGCCTGACCCCTGTGGATGTCGATTATCTGCAGATAAAAGAGGAGAAAAAATAG
- the rplK gene encoding 50S ribosomal protein L11, whose amino-acid sequence MAKKKQIKWKIKLHIPAGKATPAPPVGPALGPTGINIPEFCKQFNAKTANMGDYIIPVILYVYSDHSFTFETKTPPTSDLLRKIAKIEKGSGEPNRQKVARITREQLRQVAEKKLSDLNTDDIEVAMKIVAGTARSMGIEIVD is encoded by the coding sequence ATGGCAAAAAAGAAACAAATAAAGTGGAAGATAAAGCTCCATATTCCGGCGGGGAAAGCCACGCCAGCGCCACCTGTAGGACCTGCGCTGGGTCCAACTGGGATTAACATTCCAGAGTTCTGCAAGCAGTTTAACGCGAAAACAGCCAATATGGGCGACTACATCATACCAGTTATTCTCTATGTCTATTCGGACCACTCGTTCACTTTCGAGACGAAAACACCGCCTACATCTGACCTTCTCAGGAAGATTGCTAAAATAGAAAAAGGTTCTGGTGAGCCCAACAGGCAGAAGGTGGCAAGGATAACACGCGAGCAACTTAGACAGGTGGCGGAGAAAAAGCTAAGTGACCTTAACACGGATGATATCGAAGTCGCAATGAAAATAGTGGCTGGCACCGCGAGGTCTATGGGAATCGAGATAGTCGATTAA